The sequence below is a genomic window from Flavobacterium lipolyticum.
AAGGTTCTTTATTCCGAATCGAACTGGATGAATATGTTTACGGAGTTGGCTTAAACTAAAAAAACGCTCAAAATCATTCGTTTATAACAAAAACAAAGTGATTATTTCTCGAATTTTTTAAGTTCAAAGTTTTCACCGTCAAATACGCCATAGGTAAAATAGCCAATCCAGTCGCCTAAATTCACATAATTGGAATCTTCTCCAACCGGAAGAACCATCGGTAAATGGCGATGGCCAAAAATAAAATAATTGTAGTGTTTGGTCTCCAGTTTACGTTTGGCGTATAAAACCAGCCATTCGTTTTCTTCTCCCAGGAATTTTACATCTTCATCCCCTGAAATCAATTTGTTTTTAACGGATAAATACTGTGCCAGACTTACCCCTACATCGGGATGAAGCCAACGAAAAAGCCATTTTGAAAACGGGTTAGTAAAGACCTTTTTCATACGTTTATACCCTTTATCACCTGGTCCTTTTCCGTCACCGTGACCAATTAAAAAGGTCTTTCCATTAAAAGTAAACTCCTTGTTATCATGGTAAACCGGAATATTTAATTCGGTTTCAAAATAATCATCCATCCATAAATCATGATTTCCCACGAAAAAATAAACAGGAATTCCGCTATCACGAATTTCAGCCAGTTTCCCTAAAATACGAACAAATCCTTTTGGTACAACCGTTTTGTATTCGAACCAAAAATCAAACAAATCCCCCAGTAAAAAAATAGCTTCTGCATCTTCTTTCACCTCATCCAGCCAGGCCACAAATTTCTTTTCACGTGGCAAACTCAACTCTTGCGTTGGTGCTCCGAAGTGCTGATCTGAAGCAAAATATACTTTTTTCATTTAGATTATTAGATTGTTGGACTTCTTAGATGTTGGATTTCTTAGATGTTGGACTTCTTAGATGTTAGACTTCTTAGATGTTGGACTTCTTAGATGTTGGACTTCCTAGATGTTAGACTTCCTAGATGTTAGACTTCCTAGATGTTTTAAATTGTCAGATCGCTTGACTTTCGACTTTTGACTTTTGACTTTTGACTTTCGACTTTCGACTAAATTAATTATCTGAAGCGTACCATTCGGCAAACGAAGATTCCGTTTCCTGAAGTTTAAGGGAAAAAAGGGAAATCTCCTTAGGTAACCGTGCTATAATTCTGTCGGCAAAATCAACTACCATGTTTTCACTTGTAGGCTGATAATCTACCAGAATTACATGATGACCACGATTCTTCAATTCATTTGCCAATTCGACATGTGGTGTTGTTTGATTAAAAACCGTCGCATGATCAAACTGATCGACGATTTCTTCCTTTACAATTTTCTTTAGATCCGAAAAATCAATTACCATCCCGAATTTCACATTCGATCGGTCTGTAATTGGCGAACCAATAACCGTTACCGATAATTTATAACTGTGTCCATGAACGTTCTTGCATTTCCCGTCGTAACCGTACAAAGCATGTCCGGTTTCGAAACTAAATTGTTTTGTAATTCTGATATTACTCATCGATTTGAATTTTAGGTTGCAAATTTACAAATTAATAACCGTTCTCGTCTCTTTTTTTAGCTCTGTTATACATCCAATATGCAATTCCGACTAAAACAACGAAAGGAATAAAGGATCCGATCACCACTCCTATCTGATAACTGCCGTCCGGAGCAGCCTTAATTTTCTCTGCAACATCAACTTGCTGCAACAACGAAATAATCCTCATCTTGATTTATTTTTTATGTTTCACTTCAAAAACATTTCAAATTTATGCCTGTCTGACGCTGCATCCAATGACAAATATCATAATACAAAATCTCTAAAAGGAATCAGATAAAATTTTAGGATTCCCGCTATTTCTTAAACTGCTCTAAAGCATTTCTGCTAAAGTCCGACAAAACTAATTTTCCTGTTATAGAGGCACGCTCGACAAGTAAAGATTCCCAATGTTCGGTTCCTTCCCAAATAATTTTCTTCATTTCGTACAAAGCTTCAGGATTATACAGACTTAATTGTTGAGCAAAATCTGCCACCGCCACATCTAAATTTTCAAGAGTATGAATCTCTGTGAACAATTTATTCTCTAATGCCCATGTTGCCGATTTCCATGCATGTGCTGCCAAGGTCATTTCGGCCATTGCAGCTTTTCCAATCTTACGCGAAACAGCAGGTTCTATCACAAACGGCCCAATTCCGATGGCCAACTCCGACAATTTCACGGCACTTTCAGGAGTCGCAAAAACATAATCACAAGCCGAAATAATTCCGACACCGCCACCAACTGCTTTTCCCTGAACACGAGCCACAATAATTTTAGAACAATTTCGCATCGCGTTCAGCAAATGAGCAAAACCAGAGAAAAAGTGTGCTCCCTGTTGTTCATTTTTCACTGCTAGCAACTCGTCAAAAGAAGCACCTGAACAAAAAACTTTAGTCCCTAAACTTTGTAAAACAATAACCGAAACGGCTTTATTCTGACTTAGAGTATTAATTTCGGAAGTTAAACGATCTAATAATTGTCTTGGAAAAGAATTGCTGGCCGGATGCCCAAATTCAACTGTTGCAACAGCATTATGGTAAGTAGTCTGTAAAGAACCTTCAAGTTTTTCTGCACTCATAAAAATAAATTTGATCGTAAAGTTACGGTTTTGAAAAATATTTTCATCGGAAGTGATTTGAAATTTGCTTTTTGAAAATTAATTGACTTAATTTGCTCTCGTATTTGGGAAATTAGCTCATTTGGCTAGAGTATCCCGATGAAAAATCGGGAGGGTGATAGTTCGAATCTGATATTCTCCACCAAACAAATCACACGGGGGATTAGCTCATTTGGCTAGAGCGTCCCGATGAAAAATCGGGAGGGTGATGGTTCGAATCTGATATTCTCCACCAAACAAATCACACGGGGGATTAGCTCATTTGGCTAGAGCGCTACGCTGGCAGCGTAGAGGTGATCGGTTCGAATCCGATATTCTCCACTAAAGTTTTTATAAAAAATACCCAAACTTACGTTTGGGTATTTTTGTTTATAGCCATTATGTTCTACACTTATATCATATACTCAAAAGCACTTGACAAATATTATATCGGTTCCTGTCAGGATGTTGAAAAACGACTTCAGGATCATTTAAACAGCAGAAGTAGCTACACAAAAGTTACTAAAGACTGGGAACTAAAATATTATGAAACTTTTCCAACCAGAAGTGAAGCCTGCAAAAGAGAATTACAAATCAAGAAGATGAAAAGCCGAAAATATATTGAAACTCTAATTAAAACAAAAGGCTAGAGTATCCCGATGCATCGGGAAGGTGACCGGTTCGAATCCGATATTCTCCACTAAAGTTTTTATAAAAAATACCCAAACTTACGTTTGGGTATTTTTGTTTATAGCCATTATGTTCTACACTTATATCATATACTCAAAAGCGCTTGACAAATATTATATCGGTTCCTGTCAGGATGTTGAAAAACGACTTCAGGATCATTTAAACAGCAGAAGTAGCTACACAAAAGTTACTAAAGACTGGGAACTAAAATATTATGAAACTTTTCCAACCAGAAGTGAAGCCTGTAAAAGAGAATTACAAATCAAGAAGATGAAAAGCCGAAAATATATCGAAACCATAATTGAAACAAAAGGCTAGAGTATCCCGATGCATCGGGAAGGTGATCGGTTCGAATCCGATATTCTCCACTAAAGTTTTTATAAAAAATACCCAAACGTAAGTTTGGGTATTTTTGTTTATAGCCATTATGTTCTACACTTATATCATATACTCAAAAGCGCTTGACAATTATTATATCGGTTCCTGTCAGGATGTTGAAAAACGACTTCAGGATCATTTAAACAGCAGAAGTAGCTACACAAAAGTTACTAAAGACTGGGAACTAAAATATTATGAAACTTTTCCAACCAGAAGTGAAGCCTGCAAAAGAGAATTACAAATCAAGAAAATGAAAAGCCGAAAATATATTGAAACTCTAATTAAAACAAAAGGCTAGAGTATCCCGATGCATCGGGAAGGTGACCGGTTCGAATCCGGTATTCTCCACAAAAAAACCGTATTACTTCATTGGAATACGGTTTTTTTATTTTGAAAGAAAATTTCTTACTGTTCATTCGCAGAATCTTCGGCATCTACTCTATCTTTTTTAGCCTTTTTAAAATCATTATTTAAGAGATCTGTCAGTTTCTTTTTCTCTCTTTGATTCTTTCTGACTGTAAATACGATCACGATGATTACAACAAGCACTACGGCTCCTATTACTATCCAATTGATTTCCATAACTTTAATTTTGAGTTAAAAATAAAAATTTAGAAGCTTTGTAACATTACCAAAAAGTTAAACCTTAACTTAAAAAAATCCGGAATCGAAAAAATTGCTCGCGAAAAAACAATCTCCTTACAATTCACTCCATTAAGTTAGAAAGATTTGTTTTAATATTTTCATAAAAACTTAGGTTGTACCCATAAATAAAAGTTAAATGTATCAAAAGAAGAGAGTTCGGAATTGTTTTTGTTAAACTTATCGAATACAACTTTTAAACGCCAAAAAAATGAAGAATTTAATTTTACTCCTAAGCCTTATTTTTATTACTTCTTGTTCGTCAAGCGACGAAAACACCCAGGGTATTTTCCATTCTCCTTCCTGGATACAAGGAAGCTGGAAGGATAATACAACCGGAGCGATCCTTACTTTTACCAAAAATGACATCAAATACAATTCTGACGGAAATACCTATTCTTTCAGTAAAAATCAAATTAGGATATCCTCCAACCAAATCATCCCGCAACAAATAGCTAAAACTGATAATCTCTATATTGTAGACTTTGGTCAGGGGCTTGAAGGATCATTAATCCGATTTAACTTTTTCAGAAAGACAGATAATACAATAGAGTCAAAAGGACATTTACCCGGGAATTATACCAAGTTATAAATTCAAATAGAGCAAACAAAAACAGAAAAGATCCCTTTTGTGTTAAAAAAAATGTATGAAAAATTGTATTTTTGCTTCAAACAAAATCCCTTAGTCATAAAACCTCAAATGGATTAGAATGTATAATACTAGAACAACCTTGTTTTCTACCAAAAGTAATTTTGTAAAAGTTTTTTTAAATATCTTTGAATTATGAGCACAACAACAAAACCAAATCATATTGGACGAAAAATTAGTCGTATTCGTGAATTACGAGATATGAAACAGGAAGCACTGGCACAGGCTTTAGGTACAAGCCAGCAAACGATATCAACCATAGAAAACAGCGAAACTATAGACGACGAAAAACTAGCTGAAATAGCAAAAGCACTTGGTGTAACTGCCGAAGCCATAAAAAGTTTTTCAGAGGAAAATATGATTACTTATTTTAATACTTTCAACGATAGTCACGGAAATTTTGGAAAATTTGAAAGTGGCTCCATTTGCAACTTTAACCCACTTGATAAAGTTGTGGAACTTTATGAGCGTTTGGTTTTAGCCGAAAAAGATAAAGTTGAGTATTTAGAGAAATTATTAAAGAATAAATAATTCTTACGTAAACATTAAAATTGAAAAAGCCATTCTACTTAGAATGGCTTTTTCAATTTTAATAGAGAATTACTTTGTAGATATGTTTAAATACGAACTAATTGGATAATTCCAAAATAAAATTTTACATCAAAGATACTAATCTATTTTTTTAAGAGGTTTGGTCATCAATAATAGCATCCGGGGCATTTACTTTGACAGAAGCTATTCCAGAATCTCTGGCAGATGTAGTTTCATACATCTCACTTGACCCAATAATTTGACCATTTGACGCTCGCAAATTAAAATAAGGTCTTCCATTTGAAGACTCTCTTCTATCAAATCTACTATCATCTTGTGAATTAATCCTAACAGACTCTACTCCATTTAAGCAAGCAGCTTTGGTAGTATAACCTTCGCTTGTTAATATTACTTGACCATTACCTGCCCTTAAATTAAATTGAAATTCACCGTTTGTTCGTTTTGTAATAACAAATTTGCCCATTTTTATGTAACTAGTTTATATTTAGTAAAGACTTCGATTTCAAGGTAATTATTCTACTTGAGCTTTAAATTTCCAAAACTCATCATAATGTTTTAAGTCTTCAATTACTCTTTCTTCCTCTTTAATCAATGCTTCCGTAACTTCAATACCTGCCTTTTCTAAAGCTACAGATATTCTTTCTGTCAAATCTACAACATTATATCCTGTTTGTTTATGAAAATCTTTTTACAAAAAAGTGAGATTATTTATATAAGTGTTATCTCGTCCAACCAATATAATATCTTCATGAATATTTGCTAAAATTATTTCCCAGTTAATTTCATCTCCCAATGAAAACTTACTTGATGTAGGAGGATTTCCAATATTTTTTCTTTTAACGGCCTTGCTTATAATTTCATCCGTAGTAAAATAGACTTTATCCTTTTTTAAAGATTCATTTACAAATTCCTTAAAATAATTTGCAATAGGATCTTTAGCTGAGTTTTTTAAAATTTCTGAAATACTCAAACTTACAATCTTTTGCTGCGCACTATACTGCTTTTGAATATCAACTAATTTTTTAAATTCGGGTAAATTCTGAAGATATGAACTTGAAAAATTATCGATTTTAGATTCTATTTGGAATCTTTCCTGTACACTTTTTATAACACCTTCTCTACTTCTTTCAAATTCTTGTATTATTTGATCCGTTAAAATAAACTGATCTATATTCTCAATTAGAGTACTAAAAATATGTATCGATGCACCATTAGAGCGGTAGAAATCTAAAAATATATTTGTATCAATAAGTATCTTCATATGCTTTATTTTAATATTTGCTCAAAAAAACTTTGATTCAAAAATAGATAATTATTCCTACAAAAAAATGTTCTAATAAAATTTTCCTCATTTCAACAAATACCCAAATCGAATCGACCCGTAAAAGTAACCCGCATTGGTATTGGTATTCGGATCGTTTAATTCTCTGCCCCGATAGATAAACGAGTACGACATATTGAAGTTGTTGTGTCGGTATTTTAGCCCTGCCTCGGCATTGAAACGAAGGGGTTCCAAGTCAAACGTTAGCGGACTGGTGTTGCTAAACATACTGCCTTCGATGGTAGCGTCGTAAAACTGGTAATTGACACTTGGCATTGCGTAAAAGTAAAACTCACGGATATTGTATTGCCGAGTATTGCTTACCGAGGCATCGTGTAAATTGGAATCATAAACCGGGAGTAGTTTTTTGAAACCAATTCTAGTCAGTAAACCTGTTGAAACACCTGTGAAGATTGTCCCTACATTGGCTTCCGACTGAAAGTGAAGATCGACAAAATCATTGTGCTTTGCAGGAAACAATTTCTTCGAATACATTACATGCATCTGAATGGCGAATGCGTTGCGCAGCTGGTTTTCCCAACCATACACCGTTTTGTACCCAATAAGATGATGGAAACTTTCCTGAGTTTCTCTTCCCATGGCATTAGGGCCCATAAAACCAAGTTGAAAATCGGTCTTTAAAACGGATTCGCTTTTATAGAAAAAACTTCGTCCTGCTTCGGCAAAAAGATAACCTGTGAAGGGACGGTCGTTGATCGTAACGGCCGCTTCATTTATAAATCTCGGATTATAGATATACTGCCCAATACGAAATTCAGTGATTTTCTTGCTGATTTTTTCGTTATTGTTCTTCGACAAAAAACGATAAAAAAGCTCCAGGCCATTGGTATAATACATATCGTTTTTAGACGAAGTATACAAATCGTTATCTGTAATTAAACCTATTTCTGTCGTTTTCGCCTGTCCAAAACTCAAAACCGTCGTCAATAACAGGAATCCGAGAAAGCTTTTTTTATTCTGCATTGTAATTTATTTTCCCAACCGAGCGCATTTCACGAACAATTCGTTCTTTTCTACGGTTGATATAACTGGAAGATCCTGTTGCTTTAAATTTTCTTGGGTTTGGCAAAATGGCTGCAATTCCGGCTGCCTGCATAGGTGTTAAACTTGAAGCATCACGTCGGTACCAATGTTCGGTAGCGGCATAAGCTCCGTACACTCCATCTCCCATTTCGATGCTGTTCAGGTAAACCTCCATAATACGTTCTTTGCCCCAAATGAGTTCAATTAAAACGGTGAAATAAGCTTCTAAACCTTTACGGAAATAACTTTTCCCCTGCCATAAAAAGACATTTTTAGCGGTTTGCTGCGAGATGGTACTTCCGCCACGAATACGACGTCCGCGCTCGTTGCTTTTATAGGCTTTTTGAAGTGCTTTAAAATCGAAACCATTATGTTTTAGAAAAGTTCCGTCTTCACTGGCAATAACCGCTTTTTGCAAATTCATTGAGATCTTATCGATAGGTTCCCAGTCATGATCAAAATAGACTTCTTTACCAGCCGTTTTATTTTCGATTGCCCGAATGATCATTAAAGGGGTAAAAGGTACAGGCACATATTTAAAAAACACAACAGACGCAATCGAGATTCCGAAGAACCATAAAAATAATTTGATGAAAAACCACTTTACTTTTTCGCCAAAAGAGCGATTGCCTTTCTTTGGTGCCGGTTTTGGTTTACTGGCGGTTGTTTTTTTTGGTGCCGGTTTTTTGGGTGCTGCCATTATATTAAATCTGTTAATCTAAAATGTAATACTAAAAATAGTACAACTTAGAACATTACTTCTTTATTACTTTAAACGTTTCTTTTTTATCATCCTGAGTTACCACCAACAAATATACCCCAGAAGCATGATTTTTAAAATCAATACTAACTTTAGAATCCGAGTAATTATTTATAGAAAGCAACTGTCCACTTAAAGTATAAACTTCTACTTTCGAAAGTACCGAATTACTTTCTATATATAGAACATTTTCTACTGGATTAGGATAATATTTAAAATTGGAAAAATGAGTTCCGTCAATACCCAGTGACGATGTTTTATCAAACACAAGATTATCCAGATAAGCATTATCTCCGGCATCAGATTTACCAATATGCTGTAATGATATTCTAATATCTGCCCCAACATATGGTGTCAAATCAACTGTGTATTTTTTATAATCATCACCGCTGGCCGACTCTGGTTTTATTACATCCCCCACTACATTCCCGTTTACGACAACTCTAAACATTGATTCTGTATTTGAAGAAACAAAGGTTTGTTTTAGATCAAAATGCATAAATAAACTGCTTGCATTTGCTGCATTTACTTTTGTATTTATCTTGGCGATACTACTTTCATTTCTTTCCCATACCGAAGAATTCTCAACAGCGGCTCCTTTCTTTATTTGAGAAGTTCCATTGACATTCTTCCATTCTGATGGTGTACTGTTTCCTTTCATCACCAGTATATTATTGCTAGAATCTAAAATAATTCTCTTATTGCCCCCCTCAAAAATCAACTCTCCTGGCGGCATTTTTGTAAAGTCATATGTTACTGTTTTTCCACTTCCATCGATAGAAGACGTATATCCTTCTTTCAATTCAAAATCATCAACAAGTAATCGTGAACCACCCGAATTGGCAAATTCCATCAAAAAGCTATAGTCTCCCGATACCAGGGGCGTGAAGTAATAAGATACATCTCTATAATTGTATTCGGTCAGTCTATCGTTGTTCCCTGTTTGACTAATATTAAGTGACATATTGTAATCGTTTTGCCCTTTTCCAACATATAACCCAACACCCTGAATACGATACTCGTAACTATTTCGTCCTTTCAGGTTAAACTTATAAGTAGTCCCCGCATTTAAATAAAACATAGGAGTCATGATCTGAGTCAAAAATCCACCGGTAAGATATAAATAACCGGTATCATCAAATCCCGACCTTTTATAATCGGGACTAAATCTATAATTAAGATCATCCTTAGCTGTATTTTCTAAAATAAATTCGCCTCTTAAAAACTTAAAACAATCCGGAAGGACGTTTGTTCCGTAACGACTCAGATTGGTAAATTTCTCTTTCCACGGTAGTGCCAGTGACTCGCATGTCGTTTCTATTTTTCGCGGTCCTGCTTCTAATGAATTACCGGATGCGCAAGTGGTTTTGAAATAAAACTCATACGAGGTTCCGATTTGCAGCTTAGAAATCAAAATCTCATTCTTTTTGGTGTTTACAATAGTTCCCGTACCTTTAGCAAAACCGGTTAATCCGTATTCTATCTGAACATTTTCTGTTGCCTGATTTTTAGAAGTCCAGCTTATTAACGTCGAATTATGATTAATATCAGAGAAAACTACATCTATTGGTTCATAACATGGTAAAGTCTGATCATAACGAAAATCATCTATTAAAAGAGTGTTTCGTACGTAGTCTCCATTAGTTGATTCGGCCATATATTTAAAAACGATCTGTTTGTTTGCTCCCTGGTACTGAGAGAAGTCAATATTAACTTCTTTTCCGTATAGTGGCAAACTATTAATTTCCTGCTCTGTAATGGTCAGATAAGGTTCGAATGTACTAAGATCCGCAGCATTCTTGATTGTTCCTACAATTAAAGTTCCGGCTTTCGAACTACCCGTTTGCGAACCTCTAAGCCAAAATTTTACTTTTTTGTTTTTATCAAAATCATCCAGATAAGGAGAAATCAATATTGCACTGTCTTTGTTTGTATACAATGCAAAAGCATAAGGCGCACTGGTAATATTCGGCAAATTAAATTCTGCTAATTGCGCATAAAGCTGAATATTGTAACTCCAGCAAAAAGTAGTACTTTGATCTAAATTCCTGCCATGTTCATCAAAATTCTCAACAAAAGGTGCTGTTTTTGAACAAAAAGTTTTAAAGGTATATCTATCACTCCAATCTGAGGTAATATTGGTATCGCAATATGCTCTTACTCTATACTCGTAAGTGCCAAGAGCTAATCCCGCCAAATTATAAGGATTTTCAGTGACCTTAATTATCGTTCCTGAACCACTTACAAAACCTTTAGGTCCATACTCAATATCAAAACTTTGAGATGGTTTTAGAGTATTATTATCTCTCCAATCCAGCAAAACACTATCAGGACCTGACTGTCTTGCACCTAATATTCCGGGAATTGGACAGTTATTCTGAATGTATTCAAAATCATCTATAAAAAACCTGGTTGATCGTTGATTACTAATCTTTTGTTTGAACCCGATATATTTATCCGTTCCAAAATAATTAGAAAAATCAACATCATAGTTCAGCCATTTAGCCTTATTTGCAACCGGAACTACAATAGTTTTATAAGCTTTGAAAGTAGAATAATCTTCCGGATCTGAAAGGGTTCCTATGATAAGTTCCACTGACAGGTCATCTGACTCTTTAGGAACCTGCATCCAAAAGTTGATCTTTTTATAATTGTCAAAATCTTTAAATCTCGGAGAAACCAGCACTACTCTATCCGTTTTTTCTCCCGTTCCCGGAGGGTAAACAAGATCTAACTGACTTGAAAGCAATACTGATTGGGAACCATTACGCACCGTAGAACTACCGTTATTGATCGTATTAATATTCACAAAACGATCTTTACGATAATACCTCTGATAAATATAAGGCACAATTCTGGTCCAGCATCCATTTTTTTCAAAAGCGGCATTTTCAAAATTTTCAGTATAACCAGCCGTTAATCCTAAACATTTGGTTTTAAAATTACCTCTGTCAGACCACGCGCTGTATTCACTTCCACATTTGGCACGAACATAAAAATCGAAATCTGTATCGTCCTGAAGCGATTCTAACTTAAACGGAATTACTGCCGCATCAACGATCTTTCCTGAACCATGAGCAAATCCTTTTGGTCCGTATTCTATTTGAAATTGTGATGCAGGTTTATAATTTTCCCAACTAACAGTGGCAGAATCATAACCCAAATTGATGGTTTTAGGATTAAGAGGTTCTAGACATACAGGTGTCTTTTCATACGTAAAGTCATCGATACTAAAATAGGAATCACTTTCATTATTGTACCTCAAAGCAATATAATTATGGTTATTGCTCTTTACGTAATTATCTAAATAAACGGTATGCTCTTTCCATAACGAAGATTTATATCCGTTTTCAGTCTCGTTTATCTCTGAAGGCAGAATTGTTTTTAAAGCAACAAAAGTAGCTGTATTTTTAGGATCAGACATTGTTCCTATGGTCAGCGAAGTTTTATTATAGTCATCGTCGCTACTATAAGCTAAAAGACTAAATCTTATTCTTTTATCAGAATCCAGATCTGCAATATATGGTGTTACAAGATAGGCTTTATCAACATTTAAAGCACCTACAAATTTCGACATTACAATCGTTGTCGTACCTGTTTTAGGTGCGGGCTTTCTTGCCCAGCCCGTATCTTCCAAACTACTCTGAACCAAACATTTTCCTGCAATCACACTCCAGCAAGGATCAATATATTTTGTCCCTTCAAAAGAGGTACTGTACCTATCTGTAATTACGGTACAAGGTGTTTTGAAACTTATTGTCTTAGTCCAGTTAGAGAACAAATCATCAATACAATTGGCGCGTACCTTTACTTCATAATCTGTATTTCCAACCAATTTATCCAAAGTAAAAGAGCTGCTCTGAATAGTAAAAATTTCAGTAGTTTTCTTAACTGTATTAGTCAGACTCACTTGAAAATTATTTTGATTAGGAGCATCAAAATTTATCTGAGCACTATTTTGCTGAACGTTTGATACGGCAAAATTAGTCTGATTGAAACAATCTGATGCTTTTTCGTAACTAAAATCATCTATATACAAACTGGTACTGTTACTCCCATAGTATCCCCTCTTAAAAAAGAACACCACATATTGATCGGTGCCATTATAATTAGTAAAATAAACGGTTTCCTGCCTCCATTCTAACCCTAATTTTGGTTCTATTTTTTGCAGAAGATGAAATGTGTTTTTGTCATTGGGATCACTCATAGTCCCGACTAACAATTCTGTATCCGAATTATAAAGTCCGTTTAGCCAAAATTTTATTTTTCGATCGGTGGCTAAATCATTGAATCTTGGAG
It includes:
- a CDS encoding T9SS-dependent choice-of-anchor J family protein codes for the protein MQKTTLVVLFSFFTFLFTHATNKTKPIVADPVFDVTVSLIGEVLVEYHAYDVYNTYEWQFEYGPAGFKPGEGITKTLSGINFYRFTLDPLRKYDFRVRERRLQGTIFLWGNWSDTKTIQASSDKVFSVGYATNFNDKNTTNLEWRGLIYNNSTSIAGVSLTTYKNHSENNAAGSSMIMASYNYDDKSHIGLISPRFNDLATDRKIKFWLNGLYNSDTELLVGTMSDPNDKNTFHLLQKIEPKLGLEWRQETVYFTNYNGTDQYVVFFFKRGYYGSNSTSLYIDDFSYEKASDCFNQTNFAVSNVQQNSAQINFDAPNQNNFQVSLTNTVKKTTEIFTIQSSSFTLDKLVGNTDYEVKVRANCIDDLFSNWTKTISFKTPCTVITDRYSTSFEGTKYIDPCWSVIAGKCLVQSSLEDTGWARKPAPKTGTTTIVMSKFVGALNVDKAYLVTPYIADLDSDKRIRFSLLAYSSDDDYNKTSLTIGTMSDPKNTATFVALKTILPSEINETENGYKSSLWKEHTVYLDNYVKSNNHNYIALRYNNESDSYFSIDDFTYEKTPVCLEPLNPKTINLGYDSATVSWENYKPASQFQIEYGPKGFAHGSGKIVDAAVIPFKLESLQDDTDFDFYVRAKCGSEYSAWSDRGNFKTKCLGLTAGYTENFENAAFEKNGCWTRIVPYIYQRYYRKDRFVNINTINNGSSTVRNGSQSVLLSSQLDLVYPPGTGEKTDRVVLVSPRFKDFDNYKKINFWMQVPKESDDLSVELIIGTLSDPEDYSTFKAYKTIVVPVANKAKWLNYDVDFSNYFGTDKYIGFKQKISNQRSTRFFIDDFEYIQNNCPIPGILGARQSGPDSVLLDWRDNNTLKPSQSFDIEYGPKGFVSGSGTIIKVTENPYNLAGLALGTYEYRVRAYCDTNITSDWSDRYTFKTFCSKTAPFVENFDEHGRNLDQSTTFCWSYNIQLYAQLAEFNLPNITSAPYAFALYTNKDSAILISPYLDDFDKNKKVKFWLRGSQTGSSKAGTLIVGTIKNAADLSTFEPYLTITEQEINSLPLYGKEVNIDFSQYQGANKQIVFKYMAESTNGDYVRNTLLIDDFRYDQTLPCYEPIDVVFSDINHNSTLISWTSKNQATENVQIEYGLTGFAKGTGTIVNTKKNEILISKLQIGTSYEFYFKTTCASGNSLEAGPRKIETTCESLALPWKEKFTNLSRYGTNVLPDCFKFLRGEFILENTAKDDLNYRFSPDYKRSGFDDTGYLYLTGGFLTQIMTPMFYLNAGTTYKFNLKGRNSYEYRIQGVGLYVGKGQNDYNMSLNISQTGNNDRLTEYNYRDVSYYFTPLVSGDYSFLMEFANSGGSRLLVDDFELKEGYTSSIDGSGKTVTYDFTKMPPGELIFEGGNKRIILDSSNNILVMKGNSTPSEWKNVNGTSQIKKGAAVENSSVWERNESSIAKINTKVNAANASSLFMHFDLKQTFVSSNTESMFRVVVNGNVVGDVIKPESASGDDYKKYTVDLTPYVGADIRISLQHIGKSDAGDNAYLDNLVFDKTSSLGIDGTHFSNFKYYPNPVENVLYIESNSVLSKVEVYTLSGQLLSINNYSDSKVSIDFKNHASGVYLLVVTQDDKKETFKVIKK